GTATACGTCACCATTGACATCGACGTGATGGACCCGGCCTTTGCGCCGGGCACCGGCACGCCCGAGCCGGGCGGCATCACCAGCCGGGAGATGATCGACGCGGTGCTGGCCATGCGGGGCCTCAACGTCGTGGGGCTCGACGTCGTGGAGGTGGCGCCCGGGCTGGACCAGACCGACCGGACGCCGGTACTGGCGGCCAAGCTGATCCGCGAGGCGATCCTGGCGTTCGCGTGAATGAGACATAGAAGCTGTTGACACCCATAGGAGGGCGGACGGCATGCGTATTGTAGAGCAGATCAAGAGCGAGATCCGCCAGGCCCTGGCGGACGCAGTCTCCCGGGCCGTGGCGGCAGGCGCCCTGGTCGGTCCGGCCCCTGAGGTCTTCCTCGAGACGCCCAAAGCGCGGGAGCACGGCGACTTCGCGACCAACCTCGCCATGGTCATGGCCCGGCAGGAGAAGAAGGCGCCGCGGGTCATCGCGCAGGCGATCGTCGACCACCTGCAGACCGAGGGCACCTGGATCGAGTCCGCGGAGATCGCCGGCCCCGGCTTCATCAACCTGCGGCTGCGCCAGGGCTGGGTGCACCAGGTACTGCCGGCGATCCAGGCCGAGGGGGCCGATTACGGCAAGAGCGACCACGGCGGGAAGCAGCGGATCCTCCTGGAGTACGTCAGCGCCAACCCCACCGGGCCGATGGTGCTGGTGCAGGCCCGGGCCGGCGCGTTCGGGTCGTCCCTCGCCCGGCTCCTCAACTGGGCCGGGTACGAGTGCCACACCGAGTTCTACGTGAACGACGCGGGCAACCAGGTGAAGATCCTGGCCCGGACGGTCGACCTGCGGGCCCAGGAGCTGCGGGGCGCGACCGTCGAGATCCCCGAGGGCTACTATCCCGGCGAGGACGTGATCGACTGCGCCCGCGCCCTGCTCGAGCAGTACCCCGACTTCCTGGAGAAGCCGGAGGAGGAGCGGCTGGCCTTCCTGGAGCGCTGGGCCCCGGAGTACTTCCGCAGCGGCCACGAGCGGGTGCTCCGCAGCTACGGCGTCGAGTTCGACCGCTGGTTCAGTGAACGCTCGCTGCGGGAGGCCGGCGCCCCGGCCCGGCTGGTGGAGTGGCTGAAGGAGAGGGGCGAGGCCTACGAGAAGGACGGCGCCGTCTGGATGCGTACCACCGCCTACGGGGATGACAAAGACCGGGTGCTGGTCAAGTCCGACGGCGAGTACACCTACTTCGCCGCCGACGCCTGCTACCACAAGGACAAGTACGACCGGGGCTATGCCACGCTCATCGACATCCTCGGCCAGGATCACCACGGCTACCTCGGCCGCATGAAGGCGATGGTGGAGTGCCTGGGCCACCCCCGGGACTCGCTGGAGATCCTGTTCACGCAGATGGTCCGGCTCTTCAAGGACGGCCAGGAGTTCCGCATGTCCAAGCGCCGCGGCAACTACGTCACCCTGGAGGACCTGTTGGAGCAGGTCTCGGTGGATGCCGCCCGCTACTTCTTCCTGATGCGCAGCCTCGACACGCACATGGATTTCGACCTCGACCTGGCCAACCTGAAGTCCAGCGACAACCCGGTGTTCTACGTGCAGTACGCCCACGCCCGCATCTGCTCCATCCTGCGCCAGGCCAGGGAGCAGGGGCTGGAGGTGCCGGCCGCGTCGGAGGTGGACACGGCGCTCCTCGCCGACGAGTCCGAGGTGGAGCTGATGCGCAAGCTGGCCGAGTTCCCCGAGGAGATCATCGGTGCGGCCGACGCCCGGGAGGTGCACCGCATCCCCCGCTACCTGAACGAGTTGGCGACGCTGTTCCATCAGTTCTACAGCCGCTGCCGGGTGGTGTCGGACGACGTGCCGCTCAGCCGGGCCCGCCTGCTGCTGGTGGACTGCACCCGCACGGTGCTGGCCAACGCCCTGGGAATCCTGGGGGTTTCGGCGCCCGAGCGGATGTGAAACTGAACGATGCCAAGGGGCCTGCCCGCATTCGGGCAGGCCTTTTGTCGGTGTGCCCGGCATGGGCGCTGACTTGGCGGTGAAAGTCCGCTACGGGCGAGGCAGCACCAGCCCGTTAGCCAAAGGCAAGGGTGTCCGTCGTGAGGCGGAATCTGAAGGAAGCCCGAGGCAAAGCCACGACCCGAGGAACACGAACCCCATAGGAGGCTGTGCCGCTCGGGTGAGCTGGCCGAACACAGCAAAACCCGAAGCTGCCAAAGGGCGGTGCGGTAGATGGGGCGGGTGCGGGGTGAAGGTCAGCGTTCTTACCCGGGGAGATCTGCCGGGAACGCCAGCAACGCTGGTAACCTGCGTCGGGAGACGCAGCTGAACCGGCAGAAGTCAGCAAAGGCCATAGTACCGGCAGGGGGACGCCCCAACCGGGAAGGGCCGAACGTCAGGAAAGGGGTGAACCCGTTGCGTTCGAGCAGCCCGCGACAAACGCAGAAGACCCCGAACGGGACCTGCTCGCCGGAGGTAGCGGTGAAGCCGCAAGGGACGGCGAGAGGGCGGAGTGGGCAGCCGGCACAAGACGGAACGTTACCCCGCGGGGAGCACAGCAACCTGATGGAGCAGGTGGTGGCCAGGGAGAACATGCTGGCCGCCCTGAAACGGGTGGAGCGGAACGGAGGCGCTCCCGGCGTGGACGGTGTCCCCACCGAACGGCTGCGGGACCAGATTCGCGTGGAGTGGAGCCGCATCCGTGAGGGACTGCTCCAGGGGACCTACAGACCGCAGCCAGTCCGCCGGGTCGAAATCCCGAAACCGGGCGGCGGCAAGCGGATGCTGGGGATTCCCACCGTGATGGACCGCCTGATCCAACAGGCACTCCTGCAAGTACTGACGCCGATCTTTGACCCGACATTCTCCGAATCCAGCTACGGCTTTCGGCCGGGGCGGCGGGGTCATGATGCGGTCAGGAAGGCACGTCAGTACGTGGAGGAAGGGTACGACTGGGTCGTGGACATGGACCTGGAGAAGTTCTTCGACCGGGTCAACCACGACGTGCTGATGGCCCGCGTGGCGCGGCGGGTAACGGATAAGCGTGTGCTGCGGCTGATCCGGCGGTACTTACAGGCTGGGGTCATGCTGAACGGGGTAGTCGTGGCGACGGAGGAAGGGACGCCGCAGGGCGGTCCGCTGAGCCCGCTGCTGGCGAACATCCTGCTGGATGACCTCGACAAGGAGCTGGAGCGCCGCGGGCACCACTTCGTCCGGTACGCCGATGACTGCAACATCTACGTCCGCAGCAAGCGGGCGGGAGAACGGGTCTACAGGAGCGTGCGCCACTTCCTGCAGGAGCGGTTACGGCTGAAGGTCAACGAGGAGAAGAGCGCAGTGGACCGGCCGTGGAAGCGGCAGTTCCTCGGGTTTAGTTTCTACAAGCACCGGGGAGTGCGCATCCGGCTGGCCCCGAAGAGCCTGAAGCGCGTGAAGGACAAGCTCCGCACGCTGACGGACCGCAACCGCAGCCAGAGCATGGAGGACCGAATCCGGCGCCTGAATGCTTACTTGCGGGGCTGGGTTGGGTACTATGCGCTCTCCGATG
The nucleotide sequence above comes from Symbiobacterium thermophilum IAM 14863. Encoded proteins:
- the ltrA gene encoding group II intron reverse transcriptase/maturase produces the protein MEQVVARENMLAALKRVERNGGAPGVDGVPTERLRDQIRVEWSRIREGLLQGTYRPQPVRRVEIPKPGGGKRMLGIPTVMDRLIQQALLQVLTPIFDPTFSESSYGFRPGRRGHDAVRKARQYVEEGYDWVVDMDLEKFFDRVNHDVLMARVARRVTDKRVLRLIRRYLQAGVMLNGVVVATEEGTPQGGPLSPLLANILLDDLDKELERRGHHFVRYADDCNIYVRSKRAGERVYRSVRHFLQERLRLKVNEEKSAVDRPWKRQFLGFSFYKHRGVRIRLAPKSLKRVKDKLRTLTDRNRSQSMEDRIRRLNAYLRGWVGYYALSDARSAFERLEGWLKRRLRACVWKQWKRVRTRFRELRALGLPEWVVHQLANSRKGPWRMAGGPLNSALGDAYWRAQGLISLTECYEATRQSWRTAGCGPACPVV
- the argS gene encoding arginine--tRNA ligase; protein product: MRIVEQIKSEIRQALADAVSRAVAAGALVGPAPEVFLETPKAREHGDFATNLAMVMARQEKKAPRVIAQAIVDHLQTEGTWIESAEIAGPGFINLRLRQGWVHQVLPAIQAEGADYGKSDHGGKQRILLEYVSANPTGPMVLVQARAGAFGSSLARLLNWAGYECHTEFYVNDAGNQVKILARTVDLRAQELRGATVEIPEGYYPGEDVIDCARALLEQYPDFLEKPEEERLAFLERWAPEYFRSGHERVLRSYGVEFDRWFSERSLREAGAPARLVEWLKERGEAYEKDGAVWMRTTAYGDDKDRVLVKSDGEYTYFAADACYHKDKYDRGYATLIDILGQDHHGYLGRMKAMVECLGHPRDSLEILFTQMVRLFKDGQEFRMSKRRGNYVTLEDLLEQVSVDAARYFFLMRSLDTHMDFDLDLANLKSSDNPVFYVQYAHARICSILRQAREQGLEVPAASEVDTALLADESEVELMRKLAEFPEEIIGAADAREVHRIPRYLNELATLFHQFYSRCRVVSDDVPLSRARLLLVDCTRTVLANALGILGVSAPERM